CCGGGGATATTGCTGCGACCTCCGCTCTGCAAGACGAGCTCACATCAGGTCTGGGCGCAAGCGACAGTGGGCCGCCATCGACACATCCAGGAGCTGGTCTTGGACATGTACGAAGCAACGCGGTGATGGAGAACCACCCCTTCTGGGGACCCCAGGCATATGCTTCACCTGTACTTGCTCGTGTAGTGACACCACGCAACAACTACCAGGGCAGCAGGTATCAGGCGATGATTGGTGTTGGAGGTGTCGTGACAAACGACCCTGTCGGTAACAGTGGCCGTCAGGACAGGAGGCATGTTGCACCAACCGAATACAACGAGGAAAACATTCCCGAGCAGTACCTGGACACTGATCGAATGACAACCGTTATCGACACAGACCTACCGGGCGGTAACAAGACCTGGGTACATCCACAGACCGCACACATCGACGAGCGAGGTCGGATACGCCTTGATGTTGGCAGAGGCGACCAAGAGGCAATCGCCGTGAAGAGGAACAAGGTTGAGCCTATTCACGAGGCAAGAAGTGCAAGCTCGCGCGGTCCAGCGCCTTACGCGCCTCAGGCTTCGATTGCCAACTTTGGCACTGCACTGCCTGATATGAGGCGTGCGGGACCCGCTCGCTCGTTGACTACAGGCTTCGATGAACAGGTTCCTCAAAGGCCACGGCGAGAAAGCGAAACCGCGGCGAAAATCAGAGAACTTCTTGGCAATGCACCGAAGAGGTAGTGCTGTCAGTCGATATGTAGTGTACAAATAGACGAAGCTGTCCCTATACAAAAGTCTGCAACGCGATGTTGAGATAAAGATGCCACACATCGGCTTCCATCGGTTTAATACCTGTCCTGCAGACCCACAAGAAATAGCGTTCCTTCCTCCACCAAAGCCGACCTCACATCACCGCACCACTTCACTCCCCAAACACACTCCTCTACAAATCAATGACCAAGAACACACCCAACATGACCCGCAACCCCAAACCCATCGCCAACCCCGACCTGCCAGCGCCTCCATCAGGCAGATACCCAGCCAAATCCCACTGCCGCCGCGTGGCGCAGCACATTGCTCAAAATGGCGGGCCTACATCAGGACTTCTCTACCTCGAAGGCCAATCGACCAAAATGACCGAAGATGACGACCAGGCTTCTCACTTCCGGCAGCGAAGGCACTTTTACTATTTGACGGGATGCGATCTGCCGGATTGCGTTTTCGCCTACGATATTGCTGGCGACAAGGCCGTTTTGTGGATTCCACCTATTGATCCGGAGGAAGTGATGTGGTCTGGTCTGCCGACGTTGGTGGAGCAGGCGCAGGAGAAGTatgatgttgatgaggtCAGGACGACGGAGCAGTTGAAAGATGGTGGGATTGCGGATTCGTTGAGCGAGAGTGGGATGACGGTTTTTGTGATGAAGGATCGTGCGGATCTTGCGATCTTTGAGACGACGAGGATTTTACAGGCGAAGGGTCCGAGGATTAATGGTGATTACCTCCGTGAGGCGATTGAGAGGTGTAGAGTTGTGAAGGATGAGCACGAAATTGCCATGATCCGACATGCGAATATCGTGTCGAGTTATGCGCATGAGCAAGTTCTGGCGAGTGTGACAAGGGCGAGTAATGAGAGGGAGTTGAATGCGGTGTTTGTGATGCACTGTCATGCCAACGGGTGCAAGGAGATGGCGTATGGCTGCATCTGCGCTTCCGGGACGGCTGGATCTACGCTACATTACGTTCACAACGACCAACCGCTGGAAGGAAAGGATAACATCTTATTGGATGCCGGGTGCGAGTATAACTGTTACTGCTCAGATATCACGAGGAGTTTCCCGATTACGAAGGATGGCAAGTTCACGAAGGAGAGTAAGGAGATTTATGATCTGGTGCATCTGATGCAGAGTGAGTGCTTCAAGATGATCAAGGCGGGCGTTATGTGGGAGGACGTGCATATGAAGGCACATATTGTTGCCGCGGAGGGACTCCAGAAGTTGGGGATCTTCAAGAAGGAGTTGAGCATTGAGCAGATTTTGGAGTCACACATCACCACGAGATTCTTCCCACACGGGCTGGGACACTACCTCGGCATGGACACTCACGATTGCGGTGGCAATGCGAACTACGCTGATCCAAACCCATTTTTTGCATACCTTCGTGTGCGAGGAAGGTTGCCGGTCAATTCTGTGGTCACGAATGAGCCAGGTATATACTTCCGAGAGTATCCTATGAGGCAGGAGCTTAAGGATGGCAAGTGGGATGCTGTTGTCGACCAAGGTGTTCTTAGTCGATATTGGCGGGTGGGAGGTATCAGGCTTGAGGATGATATTGTGGTCAAGGAGGATGGATACGAGAATCTCACGACAGTCAGTAGCGATTGGAAGAGTGTGCAGGCTATGGTTAGTGGAAGCCAGCCAGACTTTGTGCCGGCGTAGTGTGGTCATTAGCCTCGTAGTGCACAGAACGTGAGCACATGCACATGTAATGCTGTACCCTCAGACTGTCGATCTGCCACATTACCACTTGTCAGACTGCAGGACTATCGTTGTGTACGGGTGACAGTGTCCGTCTCATAGCATCATGACATTCATCGCTATCTGTATCCGGCTGTGTCTCTTATGACCTCGCCATGCTCTTATACTCTCTACTGACTGCCGTACTTGCCCTGTAGCTCCTTGACCTTGGCCACATACTTCGTCTGCGCATCGGCTGCAGTAGTACCGGCCTTGACCTCCTTCTCCCATGCGCTGTACTTGGCCTTGCCCTACAGTGACACAACCGTTAGCCCTTCCAGACGAGCACTTGAGGATTGTGTAGCTTACCTTCAAATCGAACATGCCCGGCTTGGTGGCCTTCTCGAAGTCCTCAGCGTTTCCGATCTTGTAGAGGGCGTAGAGCTTTTCTGAGTCAGTGATGTGGTAGTGGGGTAGCCGGTCGTCCTTGCGGTTGTACCTCGAGCAGCTCGTCGTTGGTTGGGGTCTGCTTCAGCTTCTTGCTGTCCTCCGCTGCCTTGGTGAATTCTGCTGATGGGGCCATTTTGACGGTTGGTATGGGGTTGGGAAGTGTGATTTGGGTTGGCAGGAAACAAGTTGAGCTCTGGTGTTGATATCGCGGGGCAATTTTGGGGAACACCAGAACGTCACTACGGACGCACGGGACGCAAACTGTGCACGTGCCACGTGTTTTAACTGGGGTGTGATCAAGAACATTTCCCAGGAGTTCTTGACATTTTTTCTGCACTGCATCACACCAACATGGCACGCCGTACGTGTACCCAACGATCGCCTTACACGAGTAGCCTACCGAGAACCCGAGCTCCGTTCATCCAGTCGTGTGAGCAGCCTGGCATGATACACTGGACCACGGCTTTGCTTAGCCAGGGCCTCGATCCGCGTACTTCGGTTCATCGACACACCAGACACCAACCACGCAGCGAATGGCGACGTTCATAATGCTATCCGCATACCTCTTCGGGCAAGAAGATCCGCCCATACAGCCCTCACGTGCCCACGTGCTGATTGGCACTCGATGACGGCCCGCAGTCAGTCAGCAGGGCGGCCTTTGGCGCAGCTCGTCTTTCGCCCTCTGATGAGCATCCGTAATCTTTGGTGTATTTTTCCTGGTGCCCTCTCTATATGACCTTCATTCCCGCGCACTTCATCACTGTGCACATCAACATCTTCGCGGCCTCGACTCGCAACGGTCCACTCACTCCGCAGCATCGCAGCTGTCTTTTCATGCTCTACGAGGCCACGGCCATCGACCAGATCAACATGGATCCAAGATACAGCTGTACTATCTGCACGTCTCGGTCAGCGCTCAACTCATGCGCTGAGTATCACGAAGCACGCTCGGCAATAGGACACTTGGAGGCTCATTTTGGTAGCAACCGCCTACAGCTAATGCCATATCGACTGCTCCTCGCCGCAAAACTCCTCGCAGCCCATGAGTCGTTCGAGATGCCTTCGCTAAGCTCGGCCAACTACGCAGGTACGACGATCTTGAATTCTCCTTTTCAGGAGAAGTGGCATGCCCGGAAGCAAGAGAAAAAGAAGGAGCTCTAACGGTGTAGCCGCCAGGATAACGTACTAAGGCTATGCGTCTTGCTACAATACACCAGGATGCCGTTGCGGGCGAGTATCTGCTCCAAATCGCTTGATTTCTGAGACATATATGCAGAGCCTTTCATTGATATGACTGCGCCAGTACAGAGAGGGCGAAACGACATTGTTGACAGATCAGTACAATGGATCTTCGAAGACTTCGTAGGTCCTTGCCAGACCGGCCAGGCGTTTCCAGGAGGAGTCTATCCGGTTGAACACGAGAGTCGACTGATACGTATCGTATGGCGGACTGGTGGCGCCGCTGGATCGCGTTGAGTCAATCCCGCTGTCGGAGAAACTCTGCCTCGGTGTTTCTGACGCGACTGGAATTTCGATCGATTGCCTCCGACTCCACGGCTTTGCGTTCAGCTTTCCCCACGATACTGGCCGTGATGACTGGTCTATGTGGCATCAGAGAGTGTGCATGGAGGTGCAGGTCTACACTTACTTTTGACGACTTCTCGACGTTCCAATGAGACACTGCTGTCGGCCTTGACGTAGACCAGCACCCATGGACCCGGTCTTGGCTCTGCTTTGCCTCTAGTCCCAGCCATTGGATTGCAGTGTGGTACGTGGAGTCATTTCTATCGCAGGTTTTGAGACTTAGTCGACAATGCTCAGTGTGCTGAGTGGAAGACAGGGTAATGTTGAAGGATAGCGATCCCACCCTACAAGGGCGACCGGCCTGTGTTATGCTGCAAGGCCGAGTGCCAGAATGCTCAGGCATGCAGCCTTCTGCGTCAGAGTCATACGCGCACCGCCCACTTGCCATTCCGTTCGGGATACATCTCGCCTAACAATACTGGAAACGCTCTGCCACCCTCGCTTTCCCTAAGAAATCCAACTGGAGTCTATGGCGTTGCGTGGCCTCACAGGACACCTGCTCACCCGTCACAAGTTGCTTTTGTCAGTTCTGATCTCAGCCCATCGGATCACGCGCATCATCTTCACGAGCTTACGACTGGCTCTGGGCTAACATTGCGCCGACCACATGTTGTACTTCCGTCCATACCATGCCTTGCAGCCAATGAGCGACGTTCCCACTACAACTTTTGCTAAGCCGCATACGCCCGCAGCCCAGAGCTGCTTAAGACCCACATGTTCACTGCCGATGCTGTTTCCGCCAGGAGGCTTCTGTCGCATATCCAACACGGCCTGGGGCGCTGCATGGTGCGTGATGGCCGCATGCCCGAGCATGACATTCTCGTGGTGAGTCCTAACCTTTCGATGAAAAATAGCACCGTCGAGGCCTGCCACCCCGGTCTCGTTGCACATCATTCGTGAATTCAGCATCGTCGTGGGATGTGCACCATGATTTTTCAGGCCAGGGACTTGGATTAAAGAAGGCGACTCGTATCTCTTGCAAAGTACTCAGCTTCATACTGAATCAAGATTCAGTCAGCCCAGAGTCAACAGGTGGGCGAAGCAGAGACGACGCTAGGCCCGAGTCTGAGTATGTCCGTGGATGCGCCTCACAGTACCGAACTACATGCATTGGTAGCCCACCACCTATGCTTTTGGCATATAAGCGGCATCCTCAAATCGTGAGTATCGAAGTCAGCCGTGGCAGCCCTGTATGCTGGCCAGAATGAAGTGCCACCCATTTCCAAGAGTGGGAAACACCTTCGCCCTCTGCTGCAGCGTCTTCACGCTGCAACGCCATCTGTTGCCGAGCACGCTGCATGAGGCTCTGGTCATCGCGCGAGCACTCAGCATCATGGACCGTTTAAAGGTCGCACTCACGCGGCGCGGCGCGCGGATCCAGTCCTACCTTCCGTATGGCTGGCGGCTCCGAAAATCTCGCTGGATCGTCCAGTGCTGCTAGCTCATTGTCCTCATTGACAGACATTGGCGATGAAGGATCACGACCGGTATGGGGTCGACTCCAGAACTCAGATCCAACGGACGAGAGTCCATGGGCACGTAAGATCATTTTGTCGTTGGGTAAGTTCATTCACCGCACAATAATGGGTTATCTCATGTACCAAGACATCATCGACTTGATATAACCCAGATAGGGGTGGTGTACGGGGTTATGCATCCCTCCTGATCCTCGAGGCATTAATGCAAGAAGTGCGCAACATTGAGCGGGAAATTTCGGCAAAGAATGCAAACAAGAAAGAGGTGGAGCTCAACAAGAAGCTAGACAAAGGCAAGCACGCTACTGCCAATGGCATACCGGGTATATCTGCCAAGAACCCCGTGCTTGCGATGGTGGAGAAAGAAAAGTCATTGGGCAAGAGCAGTATGGCTTACTGCTGGCATACCAACTCTGGCGACGGGCCTGAGATCCACGAATACTTTTGGCCACACCACTACATCGACTATTTTGTGGGGACGAGCACCGGCGGATAAGCAATGAACAGCCATTGCCTCAAAGTCCTTGAACTTACGTCGCGCAGCCTAAGTGCCATCATGCTGGGTCGGCTCCAGCTACGTGCCGACGAAGCCTTGGAACAGTACAGTGTTGTGGGAGCGAAGGTGTTTGCACGCAAACGCTACGATTTGTTGACCATGTATGGAGTGGTCAAGAATCGCTACAAGTCTAGATACCTGGCGCGAGCGTTTCAAGCTATCTCGGCACGAAGTCGACTCGATACGCCGGCAAAGCCACCAAACGGCAATGGCGAGGTGAAGAAGGCGAAGACCGCGCTGGGTAGAAAGTACGATAGGATCAAGGCCGACGAGCGCCAGGCCAAACACGTGCGATTAGCCAATGGCAATCCTGACGGTCCCAGAACGTGAGTAGGTCTCGTGCCTTGGTATCAGCTCTAACTTGATACAGTATCGTTGTCGCTCATGGTGGAGATGACGCCTTGGAAGTCCAGCTCTTCCGAAGCTACGACCATCCAGTCCCGAACGAGCCTGCAGACGCGCGAGGCAGCAACCGACCACCGCGTCCAAAGCATCACAGGCCACTCGCTGCTGCCAACGTCCCATTATGGAAGAGACAAACCGCAGACTGACCAAATACATGATCGCAACATTGTCAACGCTTTTAGCAAGCGTAGGGCTTTCCAGAATAAAGTGCTGGGAGTCCGAGGCGAAACACGTGGACTTTTCTCAGACGGTGATCAACGGTCGCCCGGAAGGCTCCGCGCGAATCGAATACCTACGGTTCAATGTGTCCTACCAGTACGACGTCAGGGGAGGCACCCAGCCTACAAAGTACCGTTTAAGCAAGATCAAGCTGGGTGAATGGCGTGGGGAGGATGGCGCCACTATCAAACAGTACATGCAGGATGCCGTGACGGAGTACTTGAACTCGCCTGGTCAACGTGATCGGATACACGATTGTGCCAAGGCCATGGTTGAGGTGCGGCGTGAAAGGCAGCGCACGGTGCGATGGGAACCTTTCGCAATGCACGTCGAGTACATCTGTCCAGTCGAGGGGCAGAAGTGCGAAGGTCAAACGTTCGAATCGAGGTCGAAGTTGCGGCAGCACGCGGTCGAGCAGCGTGGCTTTGTCTGGAAAGTCATGTGTGTTGGGAGCGATCGTAAGGTCTTGTTCCAGTGGGCGTGCTTGTGGGATCAGTGCGGTGAAAGACAAGTTTCCGTCTTCGCTGACGACGCAACGTTCAAGAGGCACCTGGCCGACTACCACAACAATAACGAACCCACCGTCATGGAAGACAGCCAATTCGAGTCGTGGCTAAATAGCGGACTCAAGGTGAAGACGCCCGCCATCTCCAGGACGCAAACGATGGCAAGCTATCTTAATCCAGGATGAAAGACGATTTGACGACACTAAGTTTTTGATTCGTCTCCTTGGACGCCACACAAACATACCACCAGCATGACTGCGAAAGAACTTGATGCAGTGCTCGAGCTGGGCGCGAGGCCTCAATACGGACGTGATTGGGTCAAACTCTTGGATTG
Above is a genomic segment from Fulvia fulva chromosome 3, complete sequence containing:
- a CDS encoding putative Xaa-Pro aminopeptidase PEPP; this translates as MTKNTPNMTRNPKPIANPDLPAPPSGRYPAKSHCRRVAQHIAQNGGPTSGLLYLEGQSTKMTEDDDQASHFRQRRHFYYLTGCDLPDCVFAYDIAGDKAVLWIPPIDPEEVMWSGLPTLVEQAQEKYDVDEVRTTEQLKDGGIADSLSESGMTVFVMKDRADLAIFETTRILQAKGPRINGDYLREAIERCRVVKDEHEIAMIRHANIVSSYAHEQVLASVTRASNERELNAVFVMHCHANGCKEMAYGCICASGTAGSTLHYVHNDQPLEGKDNILLDAGCEYNCYCSDITRSFPITKDGKFTKESKEIYDLVHLMQSECFKMIKAGVMWEDVHMKAHIVAAEGLQKLGIFKKELSIEQILESHITTRFFPHGLGHYLGMDTHDCGGNANYADPNPFFAYLRVRGRLPVNSVVTNEPGIYFREYPMRQELKDGKWDAVVDQGVLSRYWRVGGIRLEDDIVVKEDGYENLTTVSSDWKSVQAMVSGSQPDFVPA
- a CDS encoding Acyl-CoA-binding, with amino-acid sequence MAPSAEFTKAAEDSKKLKQTPTNDELLELYALYKIGNAEDFEKATKPGMFDLKGKAKYSAWEKEVKAGTTAADAQTKYVAKVKELQGKYGSQ